From the genome of Propionispora vibrioides, one region includes:
- a CDS encoding ABC transporter ATP-binding protein — MELQKQSLFSRLLVFAGDYRALLVWSWVLAAGSSVLSLGPFLCIWLVIRDIFGALPDVSRAMGITRFGWLAVGFALASITCYFAALLCSHLAAFRVEKNMRKAAMHAIVEAPLGYFDANASGKLRKVIDDNAGMTHAFLAHQLPDLAGAAVLPLAILIIFFAFDWRLGLICLMPPLLSLAFLRQMMGGERSHSMHQYMNALETMNTAAVEYVRGMPVVKVFQQTVHSFRNFRESITRYWQFASEFALTCRLPMVGFMLTIHAPSLLLLPAGLLLITTTPDYKRFLLDLIFYMLFVPVCTTLMGKIMYVGESVMAAQEAVGRVEAVLQTQPLAAGNYRGTLRQTGLCFEQVSFTYPGKATPAVRQVSLTIPPGKTYALVGPSGGGKTTLATLVPRFWDVQAGSVKLGGVDVRELPEEELMRQIAFVFQNTRLFKASLLDNIRAARPGAGRGEVLRAAHLAQCDDILAKLPQGLDTVVGSGGIYLSGGEQQRIALARAILKDAPVVVLDEATAFADPENEYRIQQAFRHLTKGKTVLMIAHRLSSVRQVDCIAVLQAGEIVEQGSHEQLVKQNGVYAGLWREYQTAIAWKVRRQEQNA; from the coding sequence ATGGAGCTTCAGAAACAATCATTATTTTCCCGCTTGCTGGTCTTTGCCGGAGATTACCGGGCACTGCTGGTCTGGTCCTGGGTGTTAGCCGCTGGCAGTTCGGTGCTGTCACTGGGGCCTTTTCTCTGCATCTGGCTGGTTATCCGAGACATTTTCGGTGCGCTGCCCGATGTCAGCCGGGCAATGGGAATCACCCGGTTTGGCTGGCTGGCGGTAGGCTTTGCCCTGGCCAGCATTACCTGCTATTTTGCCGCGCTGCTGTGCTCGCATTTGGCTGCCTTCCGGGTGGAAAAAAATATGCGAAAGGCCGCTATGCACGCCATTGTGGAAGCGCCGCTGGGCTATTTCGATGCCAACGCCAGCGGCAAATTGCGCAAGGTCATTGACGATAATGCCGGTATGACCCATGCTTTCCTGGCGCACCAACTGCCGGACCTGGCCGGCGCTGCCGTCCTGCCGCTGGCCATTTTAATTATTTTCTTTGCCTTTGATTGGCGGCTGGGTCTGATTTGTCTGATGCCGCCGCTGCTAAGCCTGGCCTTTTTGCGGCAGATGATGGGCGGCGAACGAAGCCATTCGATGCATCAGTACATGAACGCACTGGAGACGATGAATACGGCTGCCGTGGAATATGTCAGAGGAATGCCGGTGGTGAAGGTATTTCAACAAACGGTGCATTCTTTCCGTAATTTCCGTGAATCAATCACCCGCTACTGGCAGTTTGCCTCAGAATTTGCCCTGACCTGCCGCTTGCCAATGGTCGGGTTTATGCTTACCATTCACGCTCCGTCCCTGCTGCTTTTGCCTGCCGGGCTGCTGCTGATCACCACGACGCCCGACTATAAACGGTTCTTGCTGGATCTGATTTTCTACATGCTGTTTGTTCCGGTGTGTACGACACTAATGGGGAAAATTATGTATGTGGGGGAAAGCGTGATGGCGGCGCAGGAAGCGGTTGGCCGGGTAGAGGCGGTTCTGCAGACGCAGCCGCTGGCAGCCGGCAATTATCGCGGGACTTTGCGGCAGACCGGCCTTTGCTTTGAGCAGGTTAGCTTTACCTACCCCGGGAAGGCAACGCCGGCTGTTCGGCAAGTCAGTCTCACCATACCGCCGGGGAAAACCTATGCGCTGGTCGGCCCCTCCGGTGGAGGGAAAACCACGCTGGCTACTCTGGTGCCGCGCTTTTGGGATGTACAGGCCGGCAGTGTAAAGCTTGGCGGCGTGGATGTCCGGGAGTTGCCGGAGGAAGAACTGATGCGGCAAATTGCCTTTGTTTTTCAAAATACCAGGCTGTTTAAGGCCAGCCTGCTGGACAACATCCGCGCCGCCCGGCCCGGGGCTGGCCGGGGCGAAGTGCTTCGTGCGGCCCATCTGGCCCAGTGCGACGACATTCTGGCCAAGCTGCCGCAGGGACTGGATACGGTGGTAGGCAGCGGCGGTATATATCTTTCCGGCGGCGAGCAGCAGCGGATCGCCCTGGCGCGGGCCATCTTAAAGGACGCTCCTGTTGTTGTACTGGATGAGGCAACCGCTTTTGCCGACCCGGAGAATGAGTACCGGATTCAGCAGGCCTTTCGGCATTTGACCAAGGGTAAAACAGTACTGATGATCGCCCATCGTCTTTCTTCCGTTCGGCAGGTTGACTGCATCGCCGTCCTCCAGGCGGGCGAGATTGTTGAGCAAGGCTCCCACGAGCAGTTAGTAAAGCAAAACGGCGTATATGCCGGGCTGTGGCGGGAATATCAGACAGCCATAGCCTGGAAGGTAAGGAGGCAGGAACAGAATGCTTAG
- a CDS encoding ABC transporter ATP-binding protein, which yields MLSFFQKQFALSETGARDLVKGSLYSGLVNISLLLPVGLFILLLGELLRPLLGEGQPAYGPLTYGLLAAATGLVLFFCHYLQYSSVFLATYAESAARRISLAETLRRLPLSFFGKRDLADLTNTIMGDCTALEHAFSHAVPQLFGAILSTLAVAAGLLYTDWRLGLALLWVIPVAFLLIIGSKYWQNRAERKHYLAKRTCADGIQECLETVREIKACGMKERYLAGLDAKFDQAEQAQIHSELIAATLVTGAQAVLRLGLASVVLVGAQLLVAGKTGLLTYLIFLVAASRLYEPLAETLSRIAEIFMVEIPLDRMKELAAQPVQSGQSGCTLVSYDIVFEQVAFSYEKSEPVLQEVSFAARQGEVTALVGPSGGGKSTAAKLAARFWDATAGRITLGGQDVTAIDPEALLQNYAIVFQDVLLFNDTVLENIRLGKRNASDEAVKEAARLALCDEFVERLPQGYHTVIGENGSLLSGGERQRISIARAILKDAPVILLDEATASLDVENETKLQKALTALIKNKTVLMIAHRMRTVADADQIIVLDGGYVVQAGTPAELLRQDGPYRRMVALQKQQAENH from the coding sequence ATGCTTAGCTTTTTTCAAAAGCAATTTGCCCTTAGCGAAACAGGGGCCAGGGATTTGGTCAAAGGCAGCCTGTACAGCGGACTGGTTAATATTAGTCTGCTGCTGCCGGTGGGACTGTTTATTCTGCTGCTGGGTGAACTGCTGAGGCCACTCTTGGGAGAGGGGCAGCCGGCATATGGGCCGCTAACCTATGGCCTGTTGGCAGCCGCTACAGGGCTTGTTTTGTTTTTCTGTCATTATTTACAGTATTCCAGCGTTTTTCTCGCCACCTACGCCGAAAGCGCCGCCCGACGGATTTCCCTGGCCGAAACGCTGCGCCGGCTGCCTTTGTCCTTTTTCGGGAAGAGGGACCTGGCCGATCTCACCAATACCATTATGGGTGACTGCACCGCGCTGGAGCATGCTTTTTCCCATGCCGTCCCCCAGTTGTTCGGCGCCATCCTGTCCACTTTGGCGGTTGCCGCGGGACTTTTATATACCGACTGGCGCTTAGGACTGGCTCTGCTATGGGTCATTCCGGTGGCTTTTTTGCTGATTATCGGCTCGAAGTATTGGCAGAACCGGGCGGAACGCAAGCATTATCTGGCCAAAAGAACTTGTGCCGACGGAATCCAGGAGTGCCTGGAAACGGTCAGAGAAATCAAGGCTTGCGGGATGAAGGAGCGGTATCTGGCCGGGTTGGACGCCAAGTTCGATCAAGCGGAGCAGGCCCAGATTCACTCCGAACTGATTGCCGCGACGCTGGTTACCGGCGCGCAGGCAGTACTACGGCTGGGGCTTGCTTCGGTTGTGCTGGTGGGTGCCCAGTTGCTGGTGGCAGGGAAGACCGGTCTCTTAACCTACCTGATTTTTCTGGTGGCGGCGTCCAGGCTATACGAGCCGTTGGCGGAGACGCTGTCCCGGATCGCCGAAATTTTTATGGTGGAGATTCCGCTCGACCGGATGAAGGAACTGGCGGCACAACCTGTCCAGTCGGGGCAAAGCGGTTGTACGCTGGTGAGTTATGATATCGTATTTGAGCAGGTCGCTTTTTCCTATGAAAAGAGCGAACCGGTTTTGCAAGAGGTGTCTTTCGCAGCCAGGCAGGGTGAAGTGACCGCACTGGTAGGACCTTCAGGCGGCGGCAAGAGCACGGCGGCCAAACTGGCGGCCCGTTTCTGGGATGCCACAGCCGGCCGGATTACACTGGGCGGACAGGATGTAACGGCCATCGACCCGGAAGCCTTACTGCAGAATTACGCGATTGTTTTTCAGGATGTATTGTTGTTTAACGATACGGTGCTGGAAAATATCCGGCTGGGAAAACGAAACGCCAGTGACGAAGCCGTGAAGGAAGCCGCCAGACTGGCCCTGTGCGACGAGTTCGTTGAGCGGCTGCCCCAGGGTTATCATACCGTCATCGGTGAAAATGGTTCGCTGCTGTCCGGCGGCGAGCGGCAGCGCATTTCTATCGCCAGAGCCATATTAAAAGACGCGCCGGTCATTTTATTGGATGAAGCTACCGCTTCGTTGGATGTGGAAAATGAGACCAAGCTGCAAAAAGCGTTAACGGCATTGATTAAAAATAAAACGGTGTTGATGATCGCCCACCGGATGAGAACGGTGGCCGATGCCGATCAGATTATCGTTCTGGATGGCGGCTATGTGGTTCAGGCGGGAACTCCCGCCGAACTGCTGCGGCAGGATGGGCCTTACCGACGGATGGTAGCCCTGCAAAAGCAGCAGGCAGAGAATCACTGA
- a CDS encoding EAL domain-containing protein — translation MMEQGNSIFIEEIIEKKQIETQFQPILSAKKNKVAGLEALSRGYHAAAGWISPVTLFSQAAAAGLSLELDRLCRAKALEAFAGLHSEELLFLNIDTGVIAADTVGSKHLLEAVQEAGIKPQQVVIEIVEAKASDVAALKQFIHNYKEYGFTIAIDDIGNGYSNLDRILQIKPDILKIDRGLCRDIGNDYYKQEIFTSLVSLSRRIGALVVAEGVETKEEVMMSFELGADLLQGYYFAKPQKLNGAVTYANGSIFAEFKKSKIDKIRQGVKRQRVCESVMTCMLQVLEGCAAENFSKRLQALAEQYNHMEYLYIVDAAGVQVTDSICSSRHPACKNHSLFQVAGKGADQSLKDYYLHMMAGKDCYISEPYLSLATGNVCITSSAAFTDREGRRFIVCADFEPRSDF, via the coding sequence GTGATGGAGCAGGGAAACAGTATATTCATTGAAGAGATCATCGAAAAAAAGCAAATTGAAACACAATTTCAGCCGATTTTGTCCGCGAAGAAAAACAAAGTTGCCGGCCTGGAGGCGCTGTCCCGGGGCTATCACGCAGCGGCAGGCTGGATCAGCCCGGTTACGCTATTTTCCCAGGCTGCCGCCGCCGGGCTTAGTCTGGAGCTGGACCGGCTGTGCCGGGCCAAAGCACTGGAGGCCTTTGCCGGTTTACATAGCGAGGAGTTGCTTTTTTTGAACATCGATACCGGCGTGATTGCCGCCGATACGGTCGGGTCGAAGCATTTGCTGGAGGCGGTACAGGAAGCGGGGATCAAGCCGCAGCAAGTGGTTATCGAAATTGTTGAGGCCAAAGCGAGCGATGTGGCTGCTTTGAAACAATTTATCCATAATTATAAAGAGTACGGCTTTACCATCGCCATTGATGACATTGGCAACGGTTATTCCAATCTGGACCGGATTTTGCAGATTAAGCCGGATATTTTGAAAATTGACCGCGGTTTGTGCCGGGATATTGGCAATGATTATTACAAGCAGGAAATATTCACCTCGTTGGTCAGCTTATCCCGGCGCATCGGAGCGCTGGTGGTGGCTGAGGGCGTGGAGACCAAGGAAGAGGTCATGATGAGCTTTGAGCTGGGGGCGGATTTGCTGCAAGGCTATTATTTTGCCAAACCGCAAAAACTAAACGGAGCGGTGACATACGCCAACGGGAGTATTTTCGCGGAGTTTAAAAAAAGCAAGATTGACAAAATACGGCAGGGCGTCAAACGGCAGCGGGTCTGCGAGTCGGTTATGACCTGTATGCTGCAGGTTCTGGAAGGCTGTGCCGCCGAGAATTTCAGCAAAAGGCTGCAGGCCCTGGCCGAACAGTATAACCATATGGAATACCTTTATATTGTCGATGCGGCCGGGGTGCAGGTAACCGACAGCATTTGCAGTTCCCGGCATCCGGCCTGTAAAAATCATTCACTGTTTCAAGTAGCCGGCAAAGGGGCCGATCAGTCGTTAAAGGATTACTATTTGCATATGATGGCCGGCAAGGACTGCTATATCAGCGAACCCTATCTGTCGCTGGCTACAGGCAACGTCTGCATCACCAGTTCGGCGGCCTTTACCGACCGGGAGGGGCGGCGCTTTATCGTCTGTGCCGATTTTGAACCGCGCAGTGATTTTTGA
- a CDS encoding branched-chain amino acid transporter permease translates to MSLNNVYVAIAVIAAITLFTRAFPFLFFDRSQPPELLLFVGKYIPPVIMTILVLYCLKDIQWGSVPHGLNEVLAVLAVVLLHAWKRNPLLSIFGSTVLYMLLVQTRILTALFI, encoded by the coding sequence ATGAGTCTAAATAACGTATATGTGGCTATTGCGGTGATTGCCGCGATTACCTTGTTTACCAGGGCGTTTCCTTTTCTGTTTTTTGATCGTAGTCAGCCGCCGGAGCTATTGCTCTTTGTCGGCAAATATATACCGCCGGTTATTATGACCATTCTGGTGTTGTATTGTTTGAAAGATATTCAGTGGGGCAGTGTGCCGCACGGTTTGAATGAGGTGCTGGCCGTGTTGGCCGTTGTGCTGCTGCATGCCTGGAAGCGCAATCCGCTGCTGAGTATTTTCGGTTCCACCGTACTATATATGCTGCTGGTGCAGACACGGATTCTGACGGCCCTGTTTATTTAG
- the gluQRS gene encoding tRNA glutamyl-Q(34) synthetase GluQRS has product MTATMRGRFAPSPTGEMHLGNAWAALLAWLQVRAAGGTMVLRMEDLDPDRSRSRYAELLQEDLHWLGLDWDEGPATGGEYGPYFQSERTALYQMAFDRLTAADLVYPCFCTRAELAAAAPHGSDRETPYPGTCRNRPGLPPNRRPAARLRVPAGIVAFTDQLQGEHSQDVAAEIGDFVLRRADGTFAYQLAVVVDDAQMRITHVLRGDDLLVSTPRQLLLYRLLGWEPPVFTHVPLLLGEDGHRLSKRHGDVSIRSLRQRGVRPETIVGSLATAAGLLKAFRPLPASELIARFDLAKVKKQPVIITGESWRRLLNG; this is encoded by the coding sequence GTGACTGCTACGATGCGCGGTCGCTTTGCGCCCAGCCCCACCGGCGAAATGCACCTGGGAAACGCCTGGGCGGCTTTGCTAGCCTGGCTGCAGGTGCGTGCTGCCGGCGGGACGATGGTGCTTAGAATGGAAGATTTGGACCCTGACCGTTCGCGGTCCCGCTATGCGGAACTGCTGCAGGAGGACTTGCACTGGCTGGGACTGGACTGGGATGAAGGACCGGCAACGGGGGGAGAATACGGGCCGTATTTTCAGAGCGAGCGGACGGCGCTGTACCAGATGGCCTTTGACCGGTTGACGGCGGCTGATCTAGTGTATCCCTGCTTTTGTACCAGGGCGGAATTGGCAGCTGCCGCGCCGCACGGATCTGACCGGGAGACGCCCTACCCGGGAACCTGCCGGAACCGGCCGGGACTGCCGCCTAACCGCCGTCCGGCGGCGCGGCTCAGGGTGCCGGCCGGTATAGTGGCGTTTACCGATCAACTGCAGGGAGAACATTCTCAGGATGTGGCGGCTGAAATCGGTGATTTTGTCCTGCGGCGGGCTGATGGGACCTTTGCCTATCAACTGGCGGTGGTGGTCGATGATGCCCAGATGCGCATCACCCATGTGCTTCGCGGCGACGACCTGCTGGTTTCCACGCCACGGCAGCTTCTGCTGTACCGTCTGCTGGGCTGGGAGCCGCCGGTGTTTACTCATGTGCCCCTGCTGCTGGGCGAAGACGGTCACCGTCTGTCCAAGCGGCACGGTGACGTTTCTATCCGGTCGCTTCGGCAGCGCGGTGTCCGCCCGGAAACCATCGTGGGCAGTCTGGCCACTGCTGCTGGGCTGTTGAAAGCGTTCCGGCCGCTGCCGGCCAGTGAGTTGATTGCCCGGTTTGATCTAGCTAAAGTGAAAAAACAGCCGGTGATCATAACAGGGGAAAGCTGGCGCCGGCTGCTGAACGGATAA
- a CDS encoding helix-turn-helix domain-containing protein, translating to MKQTQAAALRNTELTSSRLSETCTVYELRNAGGTGRVTSYQVFPGVCLAYNDFHMDTCPENLIWDQNLLEINHCREGRFECEFLNGLYTYLSEGDLAVNTAVNNRVAHAAFPLEHYHGVSILIDLARAADTISTVLQDIPIDLYALRDKLCGDGRCFIVRAKDSIEHIFSELYTIPDAVKYGYFKLKVLELLLFLSAIDLAEQVEERSYFARRQVNKIKAIKELVTQHMEQHFTLRELSQRFDISLTAMNACFKAVYGVSIYAYIRIYRMQAAAAMLLQTQDSVTMIAGQVGYENASKFASAFKSVMQVAPSAYRKSR from the coding sequence ATGAAGCAAACACAAGCGGCGGCTCTCCGCAATACTGAGCTAACCAGCAGCAGGCTGTCGGAAACCTGTACGGTTTACGAACTGAGGAATGCCGGTGGAACCGGACGGGTTACCAGCTATCAGGTTTTCCCCGGAGTCTGCCTGGCCTACAATGATTTTCATATGGACACTTGTCCGGAAAACCTGATCTGGGATCAAAACCTTCTGGAGATCAACCATTGCCGTGAGGGGCGATTTGAATGCGAGTTTTTAAACGGGTTGTACACCTACCTGAGTGAAGGCGATCTGGCGGTCAATACGGCGGTGAACAACCGGGTTGCCCATGCCGCCTTTCCACTGGAGCATTATCATGGCGTCTCTATTCTGATCGACCTGGCTAGGGCGGCCGACACGATTTCCACCGTGCTGCAGGATATTCCGATTGATCTGTACGCCTTGCGTGACAAGCTGTGCGGCGATGGCCGCTGCTTTATCGTCCGGGCCAAGGATTCGATTGAGCATATTTTCTCGGAGCTGTACACCATTCCTGATGCGGTAAAGTACGGTTATTTTAAGCTCAAGGTTCTGGAACTGCTGCTGTTTCTCAGCGCCATCGACCTGGCGGAGCAGGTGGAAGAGCGGTCCTATTTTGCCAGGCGCCAGGTCAATAAAATCAAGGCGATTAAGGAGCTGGTCACGCAGCATATGGAGCAGCATTTCACCTTGCGGGAGCTGTCACAGCGGTTCGATATATCGCTTACGGCAATGAATGCCTGCTTTAAGGCGGTGTATGGCGTATCTATCTACGCTTATATCCGGATCTACCGTATGCAAGCAGCGGCGGCCATGCTGCTGCAAACACAGGACAGCGTTACGATGATTGCCGGCCAGGTCGGCTATGAGAATGCCAGCAAGTTCGCCAGCGCCTTTAAGTCGGTCATGCAGGTGGCTCCTTCGGCTTACCGGAAATCGCGCTGA
- a CDS encoding NAD(P)/FAD-dependent oxidoreductase, whose protein sequence is MTAKYDVAIIGGGPAGIFAAYELSKMKPGLQVVMIEEGQDIYTRKCPIAEKKVDNCIHCKPCGIMRGFGGAGAFSDGKYNFTTEFGGWLNEYLPDQKVLDLISYVDDINMDFGAPAEDFSTANSSIGKQALAFDLHLLNARVRHLGTENNLQILKKIYEVLKERITFIFNRHVAEIKPEGEGRGFSITVDNAEDIRCDYLIAAPGRAGSEWFSGQCKKLKLPLFNNQVDVGVRVEIPAEVFQHITDEVYEAKLVYRTKQYGDLVRTFCMNPKGYVVAENTDGIVTANGHSYRDEKLHSKNTNFALLVSNRFTEPFNEPHQYGKRIASFSNMLGGGVLVQRFGDLVKGRRTNEHRLEQSFTKPTLKAVPGDLSLVLPKRHLDNIIEMIYALDKLAPGTANDDTLLYGVEVKFYSSRLKLTSELETQITNMFAIGDGAGVTRGLSQASASGVHAARAIVKRLQA, encoded by the coding sequence ATGACTGCAAAGTATGATGTAGCCATTATTGGCGGTGGGCCGGCAGGGATTTTTGCGGCCTATGAGTTAAGCAAAATGAAGCCTGGTCTGCAGGTGGTTATGATCGAGGAAGGTCAGGACATCTATACCCGCAAATGCCCGATTGCCGAAAAAAAAGTAGACAACTGTATTCACTGTAAACCCTGTGGCATTATGCGCGGGTTTGGTGGTGCCGGCGCTTTTTCGGACGGAAAATATAATTTTACCACCGAATTTGGCGGCTGGCTGAACGAATACCTGCCTGACCAAAAGGTTCTGGATTTAATTTCCTATGTGGACGATATCAACATGGATTTTGGGGCGCCGGCCGAGGATTTCAGTACGGCGAACAGTTCGATTGGCAAGCAGGCGCTGGCCTTTGACCTACACCTCTTAAATGCCCGGGTTCGTCACCTGGGCACCGAAAACAACCTGCAAATCCTGAAGAAAATATATGAAGTATTAAAGGAACGGATTACTTTTATTTTTAACCGTCATGTAGCCGAGATCAAGCCGGAGGGAGAAGGCCGGGGCTTTTCCATCACGGTGGATAATGCCGAAGATATCCGCTGCGATTATCTGATTGCCGCACCGGGCCGGGCCGGTTCTGAATGGTTTTCCGGACAGTGCAAGAAGCTGAAACTGCCGCTGTTCAACAATCAGGTTGATGTCGGTGTGCGGGTGGAGATTCCGGCGGAAGTGTTCCAGCATATCACCGATGAAGTGTATGAGGCTAAGCTGGTGTACCGCACCAAGCAGTACGGCGATCTGGTGCGTACCTTCTGCATGAATCCCAAAGGCTACGTGGTAGCTGAAAATACCGACGGGATTGTTACGGCCAACGGCCATAGCTACCGTGACGAAAAACTGCACAGCAAAAATACCAATTTTGCCCTGCTGGTCAGCAACCGGTTTACCGAGCCGTTCAACGAGCCTCACCAGTACGGTAAGCGCATTGCGTCGTTCTCCAACATGCTGGGCGGTGGCGTGCTGGTGCAACGGTTTGGCGATTTAGTTAAAGGCCGCCGGACTAACGAGCACCGGCTGGAGCAGAGCTTTACCAAGCCGACGCTAAAAGCAGTTCCCGGCGATTTGAGTCTGGTACTGCCCAAACGTCATCTGGATAATATTATTGAAATGATTTACGCTCTCGACAAGCTGGCGCCGGGTACGGCCAATGACGACACACTGCTTTACGGGGTGGAAGTCAAGTTCTACAGTTCCCGACTGAAATTGACCAGTGAGCTGGAAACGCAAATTACCAATATGTTCGCCATCGGTGACGGTGCCGGTGTCACCCGCGGCCTGTCTCAGGCCAGCGCCAGCGGTGTCCATGCGGCCCGGGCCATTGTCAAACGGCTGCAGGCTTAG
- a CDS encoding AzlC family ABC transporter permease — protein sequence MKEMQKRVDGAALRLALQATLPVFFGYIAIGIAFGLLLYNAGYTWPVALLMSVVIYAGAAQFIAVGFFIQNAGLAEIATVTFLVNFRHMVYGLSLFNIFRATGKLRPYMIFSLTDETYALLTGLKEPQGVRKDLFYFYVSLLNQSYWVLGSVLGAAAGSLIAFDTTGLEFSLTALFIVLLYEQFTGYSTKIPFWIGGGCALLSIIFIGKSNMLLAAIVLSIGLLLAFRGRITQDESK from the coding sequence ATGAAAGAAATGCAAAAACGGGTGGACGGTGCTGCCCTGCGGCTGGCGCTGCAGGCGACGCTGCCCGTGTTTTTCGGCTATATTGCCATTGGCATCGCCTTTGGCCTGCTGTTGTATAATGCCGGCTATACCTGGCCGGTGGCCCTGCTGATGAGTGTGGTGATCTACGCCGGGGCGGCCCAGTTTATCGCGGTAGGTTTTTTTATCCAGAACGCCGGGCTGGCCGAAATTGCCACTGTAACCTTTCTGGTTAATTTCCGCCATATGGTCTACGGCCTGTCACTGTTTAATATTTTCCGGGCAACCGGCAAGCTCAGACCATACATGATTTTTTCCCTAACCGATGAAACCTATGCATTGCTGACTGGACTAAAGGAGCCGCAGGGGGTGCGCAAAGATCTGTTCTATTTTTATGTGTCTTTGCTGAATCAGAGTTACTGGGTGCTGGGCAGCGTGCTCGGCGCCGCCGCGGGCAGCCTGATAGCCTTTGACACCACCGGACTGGAGTTTTCCCTGACGGCACTGTTCATCGTGCTTCTCTATGAGCAGTTTACCGGTTACTCCACTAAAATTCCGTTCTGGATCGGCGGTGGCTGTGCCCTGCTGTCCATCATCTTCATTGGTAAGAGCAACATGCTGCTGGCAGCCATTGTCCTGTCGATTGGCTTGCTGCTGGCTTTCCGGGGGAGGATTACGCAAGATGAGTCTAAATAA
- a CDS encoding ABC transporter substrate-binding protein produces MKKRGIKWIASVTMSVMLMGGLLAGCGSAGDSKVIKIGAVYELTGGTATFGNSALNGAKLAVKEMNAKGGVLGKQVELAIADNKGEPSEATNAMTKVITQDKVVAVTGFTTSSNAIAASTVAESNGIPFITAAATNPKVTVDEKTGEVKKNIFRVCFIDPFQGTVGANFVLNSLKAKKAVILIDNSSDYSKGLAQFFKEAFTKGGGEIVGEEAYLQKDQDFKTILTKIKGSNPDVIYVPGYYEEVGKIIKQARELDINAAFVGGDGWDSPKLLEIAGAPALNNTYFTNHYSVEDTSPASKAFVDAYKKEYNETPDAMAVLGYDAANVMMDAIKRANSEDPSKIRDALAATKDFAAVTGKITLNDKHDAVKGAVIIEFKDGKQSYRETVNP; encoded by the coding sequence ATGAAAAAGCGTGGGATCAAATGGATTGCTTCCGTAACAATGAGCGTTATGCTGATGGGCGGCCTTTTGGCAGGCTGCGGCAGCGCCGGCGACAGTAAGGTTATCAAAATCGGTGCCGTATACGAGTTGACTGGCGGTACAGCCACTTTTGGCAATTCGGCGCTTAACGGTGCTAAACTGGCGGTAAAAGAAATGAACGCCAAGGGCGGCGTCCTGGGCAAACAAGTGGAACTGGCGATTGCCGATAATAAGGGCGAACCGTCGGAAGCCACCAATGCCATGACAAAAGTTATCACTCAGGATAAGGTTGTTGCCGTAACCGGCTTCACCACCAGTTCCAATGCCATTGCCGCATCGACGGTAGCGGAATCCAACGGAATTCCCTTTATCACCGCCGCGGCTACCAACCCAAAAGTAACGGTAGATGAAAAAACCGGCGAGGTAAAAAAGAATATCTTCCGCGTTTGTTTTATTGACCCGTTCCAAGGTACTGTAGGCGCCAACTTCGTGCTTAACAGTTTGAAAGCGAAAAAAGCCGTTATTTTAATTGATAACAGCAGCGACTATAGCAAAGGTCTTGCCCAGTTCTTCAAAGAAGCCTTTACCAAAGGCGGCGGGGAAATTGTAGGCGAAGAAGCATATCTGCAAAAAGACCAGGACTTCAAAACCATCCTGACGAAAATTAAAGGATCCAATCCTGATGTGATTTATGTTCCCGGCTACTATGAAGAAGTCGGCAAGATCATTAAACAGGCCCGTGAACTGGATATCAATGCAGCCTTTGTTGGCGGCGATGGCTGGGATTCGCCGAAACTGCTGGAAATTGCCGGCGCGCCTGCTCTGAACAACACCTATTTCACCAACCACTATTCGGTGGAAGATACCAGTCCGGCCTCGAAAGCCTTTGTTGATGCCTATAAGAAAGAATATAACGAAACTCCCGATGCGATGGCCGTACTTGGTTATGACGCGGCCAATGTTATGATGGACGCTATTAAGCGGGCCAACAGCGAAGACCCGTCTAAAATCCGGGACGCCCTGGCTGCCACTAAGGATTTTGCCGCCGTAACCGGTAAAATCACGCTCAATGATAAGCATGACGCAGTAAAAGGCGCCGTTATCATCGAATTTAAAGATGGTAAACAATCGTATAGAGAAACAGTAAATCCGTAA